One Chaetodon auriga isolate fChaAug3 chromosome 14, fChaAug3.hap1, whole genome shotgun sequence genomic window carries:
- the col10a1a gene encoding collagen, type X, alpha 1a, protein MPAGSCKMDMRVASILLLIVASAAAHGGYVVKKLVKAAPQYQPYSVKSHVMSVAGEPGPPGEPGPEGPVGPPGPPGESAEGMPGPAGPPGAPGAPGRSIAGKPGSPGGPGKPGSHGLPGEKGDTGAPGSQGPRGAPGSPGSPGPAGLSATGKPGPSGLPGAMGPRGEPGLKGHPGVPGLPGPKGDRGVGARGPQGERGPEGPMGATGAPGADGVGKPGKAGMPGEPGKPGSSGRDGAPGPMGPMGPKGHTGAPGVGLPGKSGENGAPGLPGPMGPKGHQGPSGAPGAPGVPGYGKPGANGEKGERGATGATGATGAKGEQGPTGYTGATGATGATGPAGPQGARGFPGEPGSAGSKGDTGEAGPQGPKGNKGDQGPQGFAGKQGYPGAAGPPGPRGATGPSGEKGNVGAPGTPGAPGIPGPAGPKGHPGRAGEQGAAGSDGAPGARGPSGPQGPAGAPGLKGNPGPPGATGPAGLAAKGVPGPQGPPGQPGENGSDGEAGPAGPPGPPGPPGEVVFEKGMGMGEVMVKSPMSAFTASLATPYPADGTPIKFDQIVYNAENHYDPESGIFTCQIPGVYYFSYSIHVNGAHALVALYKNGQPVMFTYDEYNKGFLDQMSGSAVLLLDEQDTVYVQIPDEEANGVFAAENVHCSFSGFLIAST, encoded by the exons ATGCCG GCTGGATCTTGCAAGATGGACATGCGAGTAGCaagcatcctcctcctcattgtgGCCTCAGCTGCAGCCCATGGCGGGTATGTGGTGAAGAAGCTGGTGAAGGCCGCCCCTCAGTACCAGCCCTACTCTGTGAAGAGCCACG tgatgtcagtggCAGGTGAGCCTGGTCCTCCAGGTGAGCCCGGCCCTGAGGGACCTGTTGGTCCTCCTGGCCCACCAGGAGAAAGTGCTGAAGGTATGCCTGGACCCGCAGGACCCCCTGGAGCTCCTGGAGCTCCTGGTCGTTCCATCGCTGGCAAACCTGGATCCCCTGGTGGACCTGGCAAACCAGGCAGCCACGGACTACCTGGTGAGAAAGGAGACACCGGAGCACCTGGTTCTCAGGGACCAAGGGGAGCCCCTGGATCTCCTGGAAGCCCTGGACCCGCTGGCCTCTCTGCTACCGGCAAGCCTGGACCTTCAGGTCTTCCTGGAGCAATGGGACCTAGAGGAGAACCTGGTCTGAAAGGACATCCAGGTGTACCTGGACTGCCAGGTCCTAAGGGTGATAGAGGGGTGGGAGCTCGTGGACCTCAGGGTGAGAGAGGACCTGAAGGGCCTATGGGTGCAACTGGAGCACCAGGTGCAGATGGAGTTGGAAAGCCAGGAAAAGCAGGTATGCCCGGTGAGCCAGGAAAGCCAGGTAGCTCAGGTAGAGATGGTGCCCCCGGTCCCATGGGACCAATGGGACCTAAGGGACACACTGGTGCCCCAGGTGTAGGTCTTCCAGGTAAATCAGGTGAGAATGGTGCCCCAGGTCTGCCTGGCCCAATGGGTCCTAAAGGCCACCAGGGACCAAGTGGAGCTCCTGGTGCCCCAGGAGTCCCCGGATACGGAAAGCCAGGTGCAAatggagagaagggagagaggggagctACAGGTGCCACAGGTGCAACAGGTGCAAAGGGTGAGCAAGGTCCAACAGGTTATACTGGTGCTACTGGTGCAACTGGCGCCACTGGTCCTGCTGGACCTCAGGGTGCAAGAGGTTTCCCAGGTGAGCCTGGCTCTGCTGGCTCTAAAGGTGACACAGGTGAAGCTGGACCTCAGGGACCTAAGGGAAACAAGGGAGATCAGGGACCACAGGGATTTGCAGGCAAGCAGGGTTATCCAGGCGCAGCTGGTCCTCCTGGACCCAGAGGAGCCACTGGACCCTCAGGTGAGAAAGGTAACGTAGGTGCCCCCGGTACCCCAggtgcccctggtattccagGGCCTGCTGGACCCAAAGGTCATCCCGGCCGTGCAGGTGAGCAAGGTGCCGCTGGTTCTGATGGTGCTCCAGGTGCCAGAGGACCCTCTGGACCTCAAGGTCCTGCTGGTGCTCCTGGCCTTAAGGGAAACCCTGGTCCCCCTGGTGCTACCGGCCCTGCTGGTTTGGCTGCTAAGGGTGTCCCCGGACCTCAGGGTCCTCCTGGTCAGCCCGGTGAGAATGGCTCTGATGGAGAAGCCGGCCCTGCAGGCCCTCCTGGTCCCCCTGGTCCTCCTGGTGAGGTTGTGTTTGAGAAGGGCATGGGAATGGGTGAGGTTATGGTCAAGTCTCCCATGTCTGCTTTCACTGCATCTCTGGCCACCCCCTACCCTGCTGATGGCACCCCCATTAAGTTTGACCAGATAGTGTACAATGCCGAGAATCACTATGACCCCGAAAGTGGCATTTTCACTTGCCAGATTCCCGGAGTTTACTATTTCTCCTACAGCATCCATGTTAATGGTGCTCATGCCCTGGTGGCTCTGTACAAGAATGGCCAGCCCGTTATGTTCACTTATGATGAGTACAACAAGGGCTTCCTGGACCAGATGTCCGGTAGCGCTGTCCTCTTGCTGGATGAGCAGGACACAGTCTACGTCCAGATCCCCGATGAAGAGGCCAATGGCGTCTTTGCCGCCGAGAATGTCCACTGCTCTTTCTCTGGGTTCCTCATTGCTTCAACGTGA